A single Anopheles maculipalpis chromosome 3RL, idAnoMacuDA_375_x, whole genome shotgun sequence DNA region contains:
- the LOC126564946 gene encoding ELAV-like protein 3 isoform X2 codes for MMTNGIADAQQNGGGQEDSKTNLIVNYLPQQMTQEEIRSLFSSIGEVESCKLIRDKVTGQSLGYGFVNYQRAEDASKAINTLNGLRLQNKQIKVSFARPSSEAIKGANLYVSGLPKNMLQADLEALFSPYGRIITSRILCDNITARQYSSPSGAENGNGLSKGVGFIRFDQRMEAEKAIKELNGTVPKGSTEPITVKFANNPSSTKTVPPLAAYLGPQAARRFPGPIHHPTGRFSAIPNYRYSPLAGDLLANSMIPTNAIANGSGWCIFVYNLAPETEENVLWQLFGPFGAVQSVKVIKDLQTNKCKGFGFVTMTNYDEAVVAIQSLNGYTLGNRVLQVSFKTNKSKNA; via the exons ATGATGACGAACGGAATCGCTGATGCGCAACAAAATGGCGGTGGCCAGGAGGACTCAAAGACCAATCTTATCGTCAATTATTTACCACAGCAGATGACCCAGGAAGAGATACGGTCGCTTTTCTCCAGCATCGGGGAGGTGGAAAGCTGCAAGCTGATCCGAGACAAAGTGACCG GGCAAAGCCTTGGGTACGGATTCGTTAACTACCAGCGGGCTGAGGATGCGAGCAAAGCGATCAACACACTGAACGGCCTAAGGTTGCAGAACAAGCAAATTAAG GTGTCGTTTGCTCGTCCGAGCTCGGAAGCAATAAAGGGTGCGAATCTGTATGTGTCGGGTTTGCCGAAAAACATGCTACAGGCGGATCTGGAAGCTTTGTTCAGCCCGTACGGACGCATTATTACGTCCCGCATTCTGTGTGACAATATTACAG CACGACAGTACAGCTCTCCAAGTGGTGCTGAAAATGGCAATG GTCTTTCGAAGGGCGTAGGCTTTATTCGCTTCGATCAGCGCATGGAGGCCGAAAAAGCCATCAAAGAGCTGAACGGAACCGTTCCAAAGGGCTCAACCGAACCGATCACGGTCAAGTTTGCGAACAATCCGAGCAGCACGAAAACTGTACCACCACTGGCAGCCTACCTGGGTCCGCAAGCCGCTCGCCGTTTCCCAGGACCGATTCATCATCCGACCGGACGATTTAG TGCCATTCCAAACTATCGATATTCGCCACTGGCCGGAGATTTACTGGCGAACTCGATGATTCCTACCAACGCCATTGCGAACGGATCCGGTTGGTGTATTTTCGTCTACAACCTCGCACCGGAAACGGAAGAGAACGTTCTGTGGCAGCTGTTCGGTCCGTTCGGTGCCGTCCAATCGGTTAAG GTCATCAAGGATCTGCAAACGAACAAATGCAAAGGCTTCGGATTCGTTACGATGACCAACTACGATGAAGCAGTCGTTGCCATACAATCGCTGAACGGTTACACGCTCGGTAACCGGGTGCTGCAGGTTAGCTTCAAgacaaacaaatcgaaaaatGCGTAA
- the LOC126564946 gene encoding ELAV-like protein 3 isoform X1 translates to MMTNGIADAQQNGGGQEDSKTNLIVNYLPQQMTQEEIRSLFSSIGEVESCKLIRDKVTGQSLGYGFVNYQRAEDASKAINTLNGLRLQNKQIKVSFARPSSEAIKGANLYVSGLPKNMLQADLEALFSPYGRIITSRILCDNITARQYSSPSGAENGNGLSKGVGFIRFDQRMEAEKAIKELNGTVPKGSTEPITVKFANNPSSTKTVPPLAAYLGPQAARRFPGPIHHPTGRFSSAIPNYRYSPLAGDLLANSMIPTNAIANGSGWCIFVYNLAPETEENVLWQLFGPFGAVQSVKVIKDLQTNKCKGFGFVTMTNYDEAVVAIQSLNGYTLGNRVLQVSFKTNKSKNA, encoded by the exons ATGATGACGAACGGAATCGCTGATGCGCAACAAAATGGCGGTGGCCAGGAGGACTCAAAGACCAATCTTATCGTCAATTATTTACCACAGCAGATGACCCAGGAAGAGATACGGTCGCTTTTCTCCAGCATCGGGGAGGTGGAAAGCTGCAAGCTGATCCGAGACAAAGTGACCG GGCAAAGCCTTGGGTACGGATTCGTTAACTACCAGCGGGCTGAGGATGCGAGCAAAGCGATCAACACACTGAACGGCCTAAGGTTGCAGAACAAGCAAATTAAG GTGTCGTTTGCTCGTCCGAGCTCGGAAGCAATAAAGGGTGCGAATCTGTATGTGTCGGGTTTGCCGAAAAACATGCTACAGGCGGATCTGGAAGCTTTGTTCAGCCCGTACGGACGCATTATTACGTCCCGCATTCTGTGTGACAATATTACAG CACGACAGTACAGCTCTCCAAGTGGTGCTGAAAATGGCAATG GTCTTTCGAAGGGCGTAGGCTTTATTCGCTTCGATCAGCGCATGGAGGCCGAAAAAGCCATCAAAGAGCTGAACGGAACCGTTCCAAAGGGCTCAACCGAACCGATCACGGTCAAGTTTGCGAACAATCCGAGCAGCACGAAAACTGTACCACCACTGGCAGCCTACCTGGGTCCGCAAGCCGCTCGCCGTTTCCCAGGACCGATTCATCATCCGACCGGACGATTTAG CAGTGCCATTCCAAACTATCGATATTCGCCACTGGCCGGAGATTTACTGGCGAACTCGATGATTCCTACCAACGCCATTGCGAACGGATCCGGTTGGTGTATTTTCGTCTACAACCTCGCACCGGAAACGGAAGAGAACGTTCTGTGGCAGCTGTTCGGTCCGTTCGGTGCCGTCCAATCGGTTAAG GTCATCAAGGATCTGCAAACGAACAAATGCAAAGGCTTCGGATTCGTTACGATGACCAACTACGATGAAGCAGTCGTTGCCATACAATCGCTGAACGGTTACACGCTCGGTAACCGGGTGCTGCAGGTTAGCTTCAAgacaaacaaatcgaaaaatGCGTAA
- the LOC126564946 gene encoding ELAV-like protein 3 isoform X4 — translation MMTNGIADAQQNGGGQEDSKTNLIVNYLPQQMTQEEIRSLFSSIGEVESCKLIRDKVTGQSLGYGFVNYQRAEDASKAINTLNGLRLQNKQIKVSFARPSSEAIKGANLYVSGLPKNMLQADLEALFSPYGRIITSRILCDNITGLSKGVGFIRFDQRMEAEKAIKELNGTVPKGSTEPITVKFANNPSSTKTVPPLAAYLGPQAARRFPGPIHHPTGRFSAIPNYRYSPLAGDLLANSMIPTNAIANGSGWCIFVYNLAPETEENVLWQLFGPFGAVQSVKVIKDLQTNKCKGFGFVTMTNYDEAVVAIQSLNGYTLGNRVLQVSFKTNKSKNA, via the exons ATGATGACGAACGGAATCGCTGATGCGCAACAAAATGGCGGTGGCCAGGAGGACTCAAAGACCAATCTTATCGTCAATTATTTACCACAGCAGATGACCCAGGAAGAGATACGGTCGCTTTTCTCCAGCATCGGGGAGGTGGAAAGCTGCAAGCTGATCCGAGACAAAGTGACCG GGCAAAGCCTTGGGTACGGATTCGTTAACTACCAGCGGGCTGAGGATGCGAGCAAAGCGATCAACACACTGAACGGCCTAAGGTTGCAGAACAAGCAAATTAAG GTGTCGTTTGCTCGTCCGAGCTCGGAAGCAATAAAGGGTGCGAATCTGTATGTGTCGGGTTTGCCGAAAAACATGCTACAGGCGGATCTGGAAGCTTTGTTCAGCCCGTACGGACGCATTATTACGTCCCGCATTCTGTGTGACAATATTACAG GTCTTTCGAAGGGCGTAGGCTTTATTCGCTTCGATCAGCGCATGGAGGCCGAAAAAGCCATCAAAGAGCTGAACGGAACCGTTCCAAAGGGCTCAACCGAACCGATCACGGTCAAGTTTGCGAACAATCCGAGCAGCACGAAAACTGTACCACCACTGGCAGCCTACCTGGGTCCGCAAGCCGCTCGCCGTTTCCCAGGACCGATTCATCATCCGACCGGACGATTTAG TGCCATTCCAAACTATCGATATTCGCCACTGGCCGGAGATTTACTGGCGAACTCGATGATTCCTACCAACGCCATTGCGAACGGATCCGGTTGGTGTATTTTCGTCTACAACCTCGCACCGGAAACGGAAGAGAACGTTCTGTGGCAGCTGTTCGGTCCGTTCGGTGCCGTCCAATCGGTTAAG GTCATCAAGGATCTGCAAACGAACAAATGCAAAGGCTTCGGATTCGTTACGATGACCAACTACGATGAAGCAGTCGTTGCCATACAATCGCTGAACGGTTACACGCTCGGTAACCGGGTGCTGCAGGTTAGCTTCAAgacaaacaaatcgaaaaatGCGTAA
- the LOC126564946 gene encoding ELAV-like protein 3 isoform X3: MMTNGIADAQQNGGGQEDSKTNLIVNYLPQQMTQEEIRSLFSSIGEVESCKLIRDKVTGQSLGYGFVNYQRAEDASKAINTLNGLRLQNKQIKVSFARPSSEAIKGANLYVSGLPKNMLQADLEALFSPYGRIITSRILCDNITGLSKGVGFIRFDQRMEAEKAIKELNGTVPKGSTEPITVKFANNPSSTKTVPPLAAYLGPQAARRFPGPIHHPTGRFSSAIPNYRYSPLAGDLLANSMIPTNAIANGSGWCIFVYNLAPETEENVLWQLFGPFGAVQSVKVIKDLQTNKCKGFGFVTMTNYDEAVVAIQSLNGYTLGNRVLQVSFKTNKSKNA; encoded by the exons ATGATGACGAACGGAATCGCTGATGCGCAACAAAATGGCGGTGGCCAGGAGGACTCAAAGACCAATCTTATCGTCAATTATTTACCACAGCAGATGACCCAGGAAGAGATACGGTCGCTTTTCTCCAGCATCGGGGAGGTGGAAAGCTGCAAGCTGATCCGAGACAAAGTGACCG GGCAAAGCCTTGGGTACGGATTCGTTAACTACCAGCGGGCTGAGGATGCGAGCAAAGCGATCAACACACTGAACGGCCTAAGGTTGCAGAACAAGCAAATTAAG GTGTCGTTTGCTCGTCCGAGCTCGGAAGCAATAAAGGGTGCGAATCTGTATGTGTCGGGTTTGCCGAAAAACATGCTACAGGCGGATCTGGAAGCTTTGTTCAGCCCGTACGGACGCATTATTACGTCCCGCATTCTGTGTGACAATATTACAG GTCTTTCGAAGGGCGTAGGCTTTATTCGCTTCGATCAGCGCATGGAGGCCGAAAAAGCCATCAAAGAGCTGAACGGAACCGTTCCAAAGGGCTCAACCGAACCGATCACGGTCAAGTTTGCGAACAATCCGAGCAGCACGAAAACTGTACCACCACTGGCAGCCTACCTGGGTCCGCAAGCCGCTCGCCGTTTCCCAGGACCGATTCATCATCCGACCGGACGATTTAG CAGTGCCATTCCAAACTATCGATATTCGCCACTGGCCGGAGATTTACTGGCGAACTCGATGATTCCTACCAACGCCATTGCGAACGGATCCGGTTGGTGTATTTTCGTCTACAACCTCGCACCGGAAACGGAAGAGAACGTTCTGTGGCAGCTGTTCGGTCCGTTCGGTGCCGTCCAATCGGTTAAG GTCATCAAGGATCTGCAAACGAACAAATGCAAAGGCTTCGGATTCGTTACGATGACCAACTACGATGAAGCAGTCGTTGCCATACAATCGCTGAACGGTTACACGCTCGGTAACCGGGTGCTGCAGGTTAGCTTCAAgacaaacaaatcgaaaaatGCGTAA